Proteins from one Acidiphilium multivorum AIU301 genomic window:
- a CDS encoding (2Fe-2S)-binding protein: MTILTADERHEIRFTLNGREVVAAASPRTSLADLLRHGLGATGTHVGCEHGVCGACTVQIDGAPARACLTLALQVEGCAVRTVEGLAPRAGRLGVLQEAFRRHHALQCGFCTAGILMSLDAFLRAAPDPTPEAVREVVGGHLCRCTGYAPIVAAALDAAASLRGAAGEGGDV; this comes from the coding sequence ATGACGATCCTGACCGCCGACGAACGTCACGAGATCCGCTTCACCCTGAACGGGCGCGAGGTGGTCGCCGCCGCGTCGCCGCGCACCTCGCTCGCCGACCTGCTGCGGCACGGATTGGGGGCGACCGGAACGCATGTCGGCTGCGAGCACGGCGTCTGCGGCGCCTGCACGGTGCAGATCGACGGCGCGCCGGCGCGGGCCTGCCTGACCCTTGCGCTGCAGGTCGAGGGCTGCGCGGTGCGGACGGTGGAAGGCCTGGCGCCGCGGGCGGGACGGCTCGGCGTGCTGCAGGAGGCGTTCCGCCGCCATCATGCGCTGCAATGCGGGTTTTGCACCGCCGGCATCCTGATGTCGCTCGATGCCTTCCTGCGCGCCGCGCCCGACCCGACGCCGGAGGCCGTGCGGGAGGTCGTCGGCGGCCATCTCTGCCGCTGCACCGGCTATGCGCCGATCGTCGCGGCGGCGCTCGATGCC
- a CDS encoding FAD binding domain-containing protein — MKPAPFAYCRAGTLDEALDALRTHGADARVLAGGQSLVAMLNMRLARPQVLVDIMRIGALAEVRHAGGQLRIGAGVRQAALLARPGLAGEAPLLGLALPWVGHYQTRARGTVCGSVAHADPSAEIPLCLLALDGAVHLRSAAGARVIGAADFFLGTMQTARRDDELIEAVSLPDALSGRRCGFAEIGRRHGDFAIVAAAAVATAEGVRLAIGGVADRPVLRLLPRIGGTALDDALNDIAWSLDARADFHADARYRRDLVRHLGRQVIGEALA, encoded by the coding sequence ATGAAGCCCGCGCCGTTCGCCTATTGCCGCGCGGGGACGCTGGATGAGGCGCTGGACGCGCTGCGGACCCACGGGGCCGATGCGCGCGTGCTGGCCGGAGGACAGTCGCTGGTCGCGATGCTGAACATGCGGCTGGCCCGGCCGCAGGTTCTGGTCGACATCATGCGGATCGGCGCGCTGGCCGAGGTGCGCCACGCGGGCGGGCAGCTTCGGATCGGCGCCGGGGTGCGGCAGGCGGCGCTGCTGGCGCGGCCCGGGCTGGCCGGCGAGGCGCCGCTGCTCGGTCTCGCGCTTCCCTGGGTCGGCCATTACCAGACGCGCGCGCGCGGCACCGTTTGCGGCTCGGTCGCCCATGCCGATCCGAGCGCTGAAATTCCGCTCTGCCTGCTGGCCCTCGACGGCGCGGTGCATCTTCGCAGCGCGGCGGGCGCGCGCGTGATCGGCGCCGCCGACTTCTTCCTCGGCACGATGCAGACCGCACGGCGTGACGACGAGCTGATCGAGGCGGTCAGCCTGCCGGATGCCTTGTCCGGGCGGCGCTGCGGCTTTGCCGAAATCGGCCGCCGGCATGGCGATTTCGCCATCGTCGCGGCGGCGGCGGTCGCGACGGCTGAGGGCGTGCGCCTCGCGATCGGCGGCGTCGCCGACCGGCCGGTGCTGCGCCTGCTGCCCCGCATCGGCGGCACGGCGCTCGACGACGCCCTGAACGACATCGCGTGGTCGCTCGATGCGAGGGCGGATTTCCACGCCGACGCGCGCTACCGGCGCGACCTGGTCCGCCATCTCGGCCGACAGGTCATCGGGGAGGCCCTGGCATGA
- a CDS encoding xanthine dehydrogenase family protein molybdopterin-binding subunit has protein sequence MDDLPVGPATAHAAILRSPHPHAAIEEIDVREALAIPGVFAVITGEDLVPVTGALVASVRVPAEARVMATDRVRYVGEPVAVAIAADRYIAEDALDAVRVRYRLLDPVVDPEAALAPGAPVLHEAVGGNLLNERHFSYGDPDAAFAAAARRITVVARYPRNTGAPMETYGVIATYDAHGDSYDVQANFQGPFSIHAVLARALNVPGNRLRLRMPPDSGGSFGVKQGVAPYVVLMAACARLTGRQVKWIEDRMEHLAASVSATNRVTRLDAAVDAEGRILALDWDQLEDCGAYLRAPEPATLYRMHGNMTGAYDIRNLRIRNRVVATNKTPTGLVRGFGGPQVYYPLERLMQRIAVELGLDPVEVVRRNLIPAGAFPYRTATGALYDSGDYRGAFDRALDAGGYASLLERRAAARAAGRLYGIGLAVVVEPSVSNMGYVSTVLTPEERRRAGPKNGAQASATVALDPLGGVSVHVASVPQGQGHRTVLAQVVADEFGLDPADIMVVTDLDTARDAWSIASGNYSSRFAPAVAGTAALAARRLRARLAAVAAGQLNVQVGEVRFAGGRIFAAGNPGNGVSFGRIAAAGHWAPGTIDAELGQTLRETVFWTPPELAAPNDADEVNSSLCHGFIFDFCGVEIERATGRVRIDRYVTMHDCGTILHPAMVDGQIRGGFAQGLGAALLEELAYGDDGAFISGTFADYMLPYATEVPPIEILHEETPSPFTPLGAKGVGEGNCMSTPVCIANAVADALGVAELHLPLTPSRLRALLGEAEPPPANRPAGPVAGEEPRAGARLLRGSGDTSVGAPPATIWAILLDPDELAALIPGAHGVRRVGADGFAAEVTLGVGPVRGRYSASIRLSGLDEPREATLSGTIEGALGGGSGSGRVRLLPEGAGGTRIEYEYEVRIGGRVAAAGDRLLAGASRVVIGAFFEALARRAGGAPTRPGFWKRLLRMLGAGR, from the coding sequence ATCGACGATCTGCCGGTCGGCCCGGCAACGGCGCATGCCGCCATCCTGCGCTCGCCCCACCCTCACGCCGCGATCGAGGAGATCGATGTCCGGGAGGCGCTGGCGATTCCCGGCGTCTTTGCCGTGATCACCGGCGAGGATCTCGTGCCGGTCACCGGCGCGCTGGTCGCGAGCGTGCGCGTGCCGGCGGAGGCGCGGGTGATGGCAACCGACCGCGTGCGCTACGTGGGCGAGCCGGTCGCCGTCGCCATCGCCGCCGATCGCTACATCGCCGAGGACGCGCTGGACGCCGTCAGGGTGCGCTACCGCCTGCTCGACCCCGTCGTCGATCCCGAGGCGGCGCTTGCGCCCGGCGCGCCGGTGCTGCACGAGGCGGTCGGGGGGAACCTGCTGAACGAGCGGCATTTTTCCTATGGCGATCCGGATGCGGCGTTCGCGGCGGCGGCGCGCCGGATCACCGTCGTCGCGCGCTATCCGCGCAACACCGGCGCGCCGATGGAAACCTATGGCGTGATCGCGACCTATGACGCGCACGGCGATTCCTACGACGTGCAGGCCAATTTCCAGGGGCCGTTCAGCATCCACGCCGTGCTGGCGCGCGCGCTCAACGTGCCGGGCAACCGCTTGCGGTTGCGGATGCCGCCGGACTCCGGCGGCAGTTTCGGCGTCAAGCAGGGGGTGGCGCCCTATGTCGTGCTGATGGCCGCCTGCGCCCGGCTGACCGGGCGCCAGGTGAAATGGATCGAAGACCGGATGGAGCATCTCGCCGCGTCGGTGTCGGCGACCAACCGGGTGACGCGCCTCGACGCCGCCGTCGACGCCGAGGGGCGGATCCTCGCGCTGGACTGGGACCAGCTGGAAGACTGCGGCGCCTATCTGCGCGCCCCGGAACCCGCGACGCTTTATCGCATGCACGGCAACATGACCGGGGCCTATGACATCCGCAACCTGCGCATCCGCAACCGGGTGGTGGCGACCAACAAGACGCCGACCGGCCTCGTGCGCGGCTTCGGCGGTCCGCAGGTCTACTATCCGCTGGAGCGGCTGATGCAGCGGATCGCGGTGGAGCTCGGGCTCGATCCGGTCGAGGTGGTGCGGCGAAACCTGATTCCGGCCGGCGCCTTTCCCTATCGCACGGCAACCGGCGCGCTGTACGATTCCGGCGATTACCGCGGCGCGTTCGACCGCGCGCTGGACGCCGGAGGATACGCCTCGCTGCTCGAACGGCGCGCCGCGGCCAGGGCGGCCGGGAGGCTGTACGGCATCGGGCTCGCCGTGGTGGTCGAGCCCAGCGTCTCCAACATGGGCTATGTCTCGACGGTGCTGACGCCGGAGGAACGGCGCCGCGCCGGGCCCAAGAACGGCGCGCAGGCCAGCGCGACGGTGGCGCTCGACCCGCTCGGCGGCGTTTCGGTCCATGTCGCCTCGGTGCCGCAGGGGCAGGGGCACCGGACCGTGCTCGCCCAGGTCGTGGCCGACGAGTTCGGCCTCGATCCGGCGGACATCATGGTGGTGACCGACCTCGATACCGCCAGGGATGCCTGGTCGATCGCCTCCGGCAATTATTCCAGCCGCTTCGCGCCGGCGGTCGCGGGCACGGCGGCGCTCGCGGCGCGGCGGCTGCGGGCCCGGCTTGCGGCGGTCGCCGCCGGACAGCTCAACGTGCAGGTCGGCGAGGTCCGCTTCGCCGGAGGCCGGATCTTCGCCGCGGGCAATCCCGGCAACGGCGTCTCCTTCGGCCGCATCGCCGCCGCCGGCCACTGGGCGCCCGGGACGATCGATGCCGAACTCGGCCAGACGCTGCGCGAGACCGTATTCTGGACACCGCCCGAACTCGCCGCGCCCAATGATGCGGACGAGGTGAATTCCTCGCTCTGCCACGGCTTCATCTTCGATTTCTGTGGCGTCGAGATCGAGCGGGCGACGGGCCGGGTGCGGATCGACCGCTACGTGACCATGCATGATTGCGGCACGATCCTGCATCCCGCGATGGTCGACGGGCAGATCCGCGGCGGGTTCGCGCAGGGGCTCGGCGCGGCGCTGCTGGAGGAGCTGGCCTATGGCGACGACGGCGCGTTCATCTCGGGCACCTTCGCCGACTACATGCTGCCCTACGCGACCGAGGTGCCGCCGATCGAGATCCTGCACGAGGAAACGCCATCCCCCTTCACGCCGCTCGGCGCCAAGGGGGTCGGCGAGGGGAACTGCATGTCCACGCCGGTCTGCATCGCCAATGCGGTGGCCGACGCGCTGGGCGTTGCCGAACTCCATCTGCCACTGACCCCCTCGCGGCTGCGCGCCCTGCTCGGCGAGGCGGAGCCGCCCCCCGCGAACCGTCCCGCAGGCCCTGTCGCCGGCGAGGAGCCGCGTGCGGGCGCACGGCTTTTGCGCGGAAGCGGGGATACGTCCGTCGGCGCGCCGCCCGCCACGATCTGGGCCATTCTGCTCGATCCGGACGAACTTGCCGCCCTCATCCCCGGCGCGCATGGCGTGCGGCGCGTCGGCGCCGACGGGTTCGCCGCCGAGGTGACGCTGGGCGTCGGGCCGGTGAGGGGGCGTTACAGCGCGTCGATCCGGCTTTCCGGTCTCGATGAGCCGCGGGAGGCGACGCTGTCCGGCACGATCGAGGGGGCGCTGGGGGGCGGTTCCGGCAGCGGCCGGGTCCGGCTCCTGCCCGAGGGCGCGGGCGGCACGCGGATCGAATACGAGTACGAGGTGCGGATCGGCGGCCGGGTCGCCGCGGCGGGGGACCGGCTGCTGGCGGGGGCGAGCCGGGTCGTCATCGGCGCCTTCTTCGAGGCGCTGGCGCGCCGCGCCGGCGGGGCGCCCACGCGGCCGGGCTTCTGGAAACGGCTGCTGCGCATGCTGGGAGCCGGCCGATGA
- a CDS encoding helix-turn-helix transcriptional regulator produces MSRALRIAHGDFGRVALLDMDRSLVRHAHPHCHVLLKLGGDDTRFAVGSSLAPLTDDLAVLVNAWEPHAYVHDPSRRNALILALYIDPSWLRLVQADRIAPGAPGFFPASAGRIDAGIRRLAHDLADAMVDPTMQAAAREALLSELMIRVVARFGSWRDRRAMLIEAAGRASIDHRVRRSIDAMRADPGGVPGMERMAREAGLSRAHFFRLFERSTGVTPLVFLNMLRVERAVAAVMKADESLAGIGERLGFGAPAQFSRFFRDHVSVAPREFRAVLRSA; encoded by the coding sequence GTGTCGCGTGCGCTGCGGATCGCCCATGGCGACTTTGGCCGGGTCGCCTTGCTCGACATGGACCGCAGCCTGGTGCGCCATGCCCATCCGCATTGCCACGTCCTGCTCAAGCTGGGCGGGGACGACACGAGGTTCGCGGTCGGTTCGAGCCTGGCGCCGCTGACCGATGACCTTGCCGTGCTGGTGAACGCCTGGGAGCCGCATGCCTATGTGCACGATCCATCGCGGCGCAATGCGCTGATTCTGGCGCTGTATATCGACCCGTCCTGGCTCCGGCTGGTGCAGGCGGACCGGATCGCGCCGGGAGCGCCGGGATTTTTCCCCGCCTCGGCGGGCCGCATCGATGCCGGCATCCGCCGGCTGGCCCACGATCTCGCCGACGCGATGGTCGACCCGACGATGCAGGCGGCGGCGCGCGAGGCCCTGCTCTCCGAGTTGATGATTCGCGTCGTCGCGCGCTTCGGGTCCTGGCGGGACCGGCGGGCGATGCTGATCGAGGCGGCCGGCCGCGCCTCGATCGACCATCGGGTGCGCCGCTCGATCGACGCGATGAGGGCTGATCCCGGCGGCGTGCCGGGGATGGAGCGTATGGCCCGGGAGGCCGGCCTGTCGCGCGCGCATTTCTTCCGGCTGTTCGAGCGCTCGACCGGCGTGACGCCGCTGGTCTTCCTCAACATGCTGCGGGTCGAGCGCGCGGTCGCCGCCGTGATGAAGGCGGATGAGAGCCTCGCCGGGATCGGCGAGCGCCTCGGCTTCGGCGCGCCCGCGCAATTCAGCCGCTTTTTCCGCGACCATGTCAGCGTCGCGCCGCGAGAGTTCCGCGCCGTGCTCCGCTCCGCCTGA
- a CDS encoding carbonic anhydrase: MEELLAGYRRFRAARWPAQRETLEALARDGQKPHTLAIACCDSRVAPEMIFDCAPGDVFTVRNIANLVPPYAPDTANHGTSAALEFAVRVLRVRRIAVIGHSSCGGIAALLHEPPPEARDFVANWVRIAEPARKRAVRFADDPVEAARRAEIESVRVSLENLMTFPWIASAHNAGELGVYGFYFDVPSGTLREVTAEGERLITEGAG; this comes from the coding sequence ATGGAAGAGCTTCTGGCAGGGTATCGACGGTTCCGCGCGGCGCGCTGGCCGGCGCAGCGGGAAACCCTGGAGGCCCTGGCGCGCGACGGGCAGAAGCCGCACACGCTGGCGATCGCCTGCTGCGATTCCCGCGTCGCGCCGGAGATGATCTTCGACTGCGCGCCCGGCGACGTGTTCACGGTGCGCAATATCGCCAATCTGGTGCCGCCCTATGCGCCGGACACCGCCAATCACGGCACCTCGGCGGCGCTGGAATTCGCGGTGCGGGTGCTGCGGGTGCGGCGCATCGCGGTGATCGGCCATTCCTCCTGCGGCGGCATCGCGGCGCTGCTGCACGAACCCCCGCCCGAGGCGCGCGACTTCGTGGCGAACTGGGTGCGGATCGCCGAACCCGCCCGCAAGCGCGCCGTGCGCTTCGCCGATGACCCGGTGGAAGCCGCCCGCCGCGCCGAAATCGAAAGCGTGCGGGTCTCGCTCGAGAATCTCATGACCTTCCCCTGGATCGCCTCCGCGCACAACGCGGGCGAACTCGGCGTCTATGGCTTCTATTTCGACGTTCCGAGCGGCACGCTGCGCGAGGTGACGGCGGAGGGCGAGCGGCTGATCACCGAGGGCGCGGGCTGA
- the panB gene encoding 3-methyl-2-oxobutanoate hydroxymethyltransferase, with protein sequence MAMETADRKADRKSIGSWERAKRNGERRALITAYDYPFAKLAEAAGIDGILIGDSLGMTVQGERDTLRVTLEQMVYHTGMVARGAPACLIMADLPFGSFEAGPAQAFASAAQLLKAGADIVKLEGGAAMVETVGFLSARAVPVCAHIGLTPQHVRQLGGFRKQGKTEDAAARMIEDAAALAEAGARMVLMEAIPAGLGAEITRRVRVPTIGIGAGNGTDAQILVMHDVLGLTGGYVPGFAKVYADGARMVREAIGAYAEEVRTGIFPPAE encoded by the coding sequence ATGGCGATGGAAACGGCAGATCGGAAGGCCGACCGCAAATCGATCGGATCGTGGGAACGCGCGAAGCGCAACGGCGAGCGCCGCGCGCTGATCACCGCCTATGATTATCCGTTCGCGAAACTCGCCGAGGCCGCCGGGATCGACGGCATCCTGATCGGCGATTCGCTGGGAATGACCGTCCAGGGCGAGCGCGACACGCTGCGGGTGACGCTGGAGCAGATGGTCTATCACACCGGCATGGTCGCGCGCGGCGCGCCCGCCTGCCTGATCATGGCCGACCTGCCCTTCGGCAGTTTCGAGGCCGGCCCTGCCCAGGCCTTCGCGAGCGCCGCCCAGTTGCTCAAGGCGGGGGCGGACATCGTCAAGCTCGAGGGCGGGGCGGCGATGGTCGAGACCGTCGGCTTCCTCTCCGCCCGCGCCGTGCCCGTCTGCGCGCATATCGGTCTGACGCCGCAGCATGTCCGCCAGCTCGGCGGCTTCCGCAAGCAGGGCAAGACCGAGGACGCGGCGGCGCGAATGATCGAGGACGCCGCCGCCCTCGCCGAGGCCGGCGCGCGGATGGTGCTGATGGAAGCGATCCCGGCCGGACTCGGCGCCGAGATCACCAGGCGGGTGCGCGTGCCCACCATCGGCATCGGCGCCGGCAACGGGACCGACGCGCAGATCCTGGTGATGCACGACGTGCTGGGGCTGACCGGCGGCTATGTTCCGGGCTTCGCCAAGGTGTATGCCGACGGGGCGCGGATGGTGCGCGAGGCGATCGGCGCCTATGCCGAAGAGGTCCGCACCGGCATCTTCCCGCCCGCCGAATAG
- the rpsD gene encoding 30S ribosomal protein S4: MTKRTESKYKINRRLGVNLWGRPKSPINKREYGPGQHGQRRKKPSDFGVQLMAKQKLRGYYGNISEKQFYKYYEEAVRRRGDTSENLIELLERRLDAVVYRMKFAITPFAARQFVSHGHVLVNGRRVNISSYQVRDGDVVEVREKSKQLAMVLDSVQSAERDVPEYIEVDHRAMKGTFARAPKLADVPYPVQMEPNLVVEFYSR, encoded by the coding sequence ATGACCAAGCGTACCGAAAGCAAGTACAAGATCAACCGCCGCCTTGGCGTGAACCTCTGGGGCCGGCCGAAATCCCCGATCAACAAGCGCGAATACGGCCCCGGCCAGCATGGCCAGCGCCGCAAGAAGCCGTCCGACTTCGGCGTGCAGCTGATGGCGAAGCAGAAGCTTCGCGGCTATTACGGCAATATCAGCGAGAAGCAGTTCTACAAGTATTACGAGGAGGCGGTGCGCCGCCGGGGCGACACCTCCGAGAACCTGATCGAGCTGCTCGAGCGCCGGCTCGATGCGGTGGTCTATCGCATGAAGTTCGCGATCACCCCGTTCGCCGCGCGCCAGTTCGTCAGCCACGGCCACGTTCTCGTCAACGGCCGCCGCGTCAACATCTCGTCGTACCAGGTGCGTGACGGCGATGTCGTCGAGGTGCGCGAGAAGTCGAAGCAGCTCGCCATGGTGCTCGACTCGGTGCAGAGCGCCGAGCGCGACGTGCCGGAATATATCGAGGTCGACCACCGCGCGATGAAGGGCACCTTCGCCCGCGCGCCGAAGCTGGCCGACGTTCCCTATCCGGTGCAGATGGAACCCAACCTGGTTGTCGAGTTCTACTCGCGCTGA